A genomic segment from uncultured Desulfuromonas sp. encodes:
- a CDS encoding hydantoinase B/oxoprolinase family protein, with translation MTLAWAGIHFAIDRGGTFTDVYAQLPDGRSFVHKLLSEDPQNYPDAPREGIRRILEQVSGERVPQTFSGDGIASVRMGTTVATNALLEHKGAKTALLISAGFADLLQIGDQTRPELFALKIERPVPLYDQVVEVDERIRPVQPHEQADMTGSDGRGYRRLQAPPLELVRTQLEHLLQQGIVSVAVVFAHGYACPEHEQQVGAVARKLGFAQVSLSHEVMPTARLVARGDTTVVDAYLTPKIRQYGEGFRHGFSDGLSGTGLRFMTSDGGLVPSESFNGSRALLSGPAGGVVGFAQTCRSALPGRAVIGFDMGGTSTDVSRFDGEYDLVQYSEIAGTRIQAPQLNIQTVAAGGGSRLFFRHGMFEVGPESAGAHPGPVCYRKGGHLTVTDANLLLGRLQPEYFPKIFGDDEHQPLDLTETRRAFAELTDEVNLWLQQQDRPPMTVEQVAAGFIDVANEQMARPVRAVSVQKGFDLGEHVLACFGGAGGQHACAMARKLGMETIFIHRHAGILSAYGMELAQPVCELQQAASGELTPLLQSQLEGVQQQLTEDAGRTLRAQGLEPEQIDCCGYLNMRYAGTDHAMMIAQPEDGDYIRAFREAYRREYGFELQAVIEVDDVRVRAVGCQPVALPDGAATGAAPEPVARVNCYFDGEDYDTPVYLWQEGCAGVDLNGPALLIRETATVVVEPGCQACFNRDGDLLITVSARRHDYTTALDPVQLALFSNRFMSIAEQMGYALQRTAISTNIKERCDFSCALFDADGALIANAPHTPVHLGAMGEAVRAQIAVVDEPLSPGDVLLSNHPSMGGSHLPDMTVITPLWHDGTIVMYVANRGHHADIGGVTPGSMPPFSRMLAEEGCAIRRVKLVKNGVFQETELTELLVNAGSRRLNDNLSDFRAQIAANQCGCRLLLELIGQVGLPCVRAYMGYIQDHAEAAVRAGLLQLVKRRGGLRQLSAEDFLDDGTALRLTVEVDPHGDAHFDFGQSDEQQWGNLNAPTAVAWSAILYALRCLVDEPIPLNHGCLRPVHLSVAAGSILAPDEQAAVVGGNVLTSQRIVDVLFKAFGCVAASQGCMNNFTFGNDAFGYYETIGGGSGAGSGWDGCSGVHTHMTNTRITDPEILELRYPVLLRRFGLRYGSGGCGKWRGGDGLVREIEFLQSLTASILSERRVFAPYGLDGGESGRCGRNRLWRCGRGWVNLGGKNTLPVFAGDRLRIETPGGGGYGKCDDRCSGSVMIHSCKKGLKRVTGIL, from the coding sequence ATGACCCTGGCTTGGGCCGGAATCCATTTCGCCATTGATCGTGGCGGGACATTCACCGATGTCTATGCGCAATTGCCGGATGGCCGCAGTTTTGTGCATAAACTGCTTTCTGAAGACCCGCAGAACTATCCGGACGCGCCGCGCGAAGGGATTCGTCGCATTCTGGAGCAGGTCAGCGGTGAACGTGTGCCGCAGACCTTCAGTGGCGACGGCATTGCCTCGGTACGCATGGGCACGACTGTGGCGACCAATGCGCTTTTGGAGCACAAAGGGGCGAAAACCGCTTTGCTGATCAGTGCCGGTTTTGCCGATCTGTTGCAGATCGGCGATCAGACGCGGCCGGAACTGTTTGCCTTGAAGATTGAACGACCCGTGCCACTGTATGATCAGGTGGTGGAGGTCGATGAACGGATTCGTCCGGTCCAGCCCCATGAACAGGCTGACATGACCGGCAGCGATGGGCGCGGCTATCGGCGATTGCAGGCGCCACCTCTTGAACTGGTCCGCACGCAACTGGAGCATCTGCTGCAGCAGGGGATTGTCAGTGTCGCCGTGGTGTTCGCGCATGGCTATGCCTGTCCGGAGCATGAACAGCAGGTTGGCGCTGTCGCACGGAAACTCGGTTTTGCTCAGGTGTCCTTATCGCACGAGGTGATGCCGACGGCGCGTCTGGTGGCGCGTGGCGACACCACGGTTGTGGATGCGTATTTAACACCGAAGATTCGTCAGTACGGTGAGGGTTTCCGGCACGGCTTCAGTGATGGCCTGTCCGGCACTGGGCTGCGTTTTATGACGTCTGACGGCGGCCTGGTGCCGAGTGAGTCATTTAACGGCAGCCGAGCGTTGCTGTCCGGTCCGGCCGGGGGCGTTGTTGGTTTTGCCCAGACCTGTCGGAGTGCCTTGCCGGGGCGGGCTGTCATTGGTTTTGATATGGGCGGCACGTCCACGGATGTCTCCCGTTTTGACGGTGAGTATGATCTGGTTCAATACAGTGAAATTGCCGGAACACGCATTCAGGCCCCGCAACTCAATATTCAGACTGTCGCTGCCGGCGGCGGGTCGCGGTTGTTCTTTCGTCATGGCATGTTCGAAGTCGGGCCGGAATCTGCCGGGGCTCATCCAGGTCCGGTCTGCTATCGAAAAGGCGGCCACCTGACGGTGACGGATGCCAATCTGTTGTTGGGGCGGTTACAGCCGGAATATTTCCCAAAAATTTTCGGCGATGATGAGCATCAGCCTCTAGATTTGACGGAAACCCGTCGTGCCTTTGCCGAGCTGACGGACGAGGTGAATCTCTGGCTGCAGCAACAGGATCGTCCGCCGATGACCGTCGAGCAGGTTGCCGCCGGTTTTATCGATGTCGCCAATGAGCAGATGGCCCGCCCGGTTCGCGCCGTGTCGGTGCAAAAAGGGTTTGATCTCGGCGAGCACGTATTGGCCTGTTTTGGCGGAGCCGGTGGCCAACATGCCTGCGCCATGGCGCGTAAGCTGGGCATGGAAACCATTTTTATCCATCGTCATGCCGGGATTCTGTCGGCGTATGGCATGGAGCTGGCGCAACCGGTGTGTGAACTACAACAGGCCGCCAGTGGTGAGTTGACTCCCCTGTTGCAATCGCAGCTTGAAGGGGTCCAGCAACAGTTGACGGAGGACGCTGGTCGCACCCTGCGTGCCCAGGGACTGGAGCCTGAACAGATCGATTGTTGCGGCTATCTCAATATGCGTTATGCCGGGACCGATCACGCCATGATGATTGCTCAACCGGAAGACGGTGATTACATCCGGGCGTTTCGTGAGGCTTATCGGCGCGAATATGGCTTTGAACTTCAGGCGGTGATCGAAGTCGATGATGTTCGGGTTCGTGCTGTCGGCTGTCAGCCGGTTGCGTTGCCAGACGGTGCCGCGACAGGCGCGGCGCCTGAACCTGTGGCGCGGGTGAACTGCTATTTTGATGGCGAAGACTACGATACACCTGTCTATCTCTGGCAGGAAGGCTGTGCCGGAGTGGACTTGAACGGTCCAGCTTTGCTGATTCGCGAGACGGCGACGGTGGTGGTGGAGCCGGGATGTCAGGCCTGTTTCAATAGGGATGGTGATCTGCTGATAACGGTCTCGGCTCGTCGTCACGACTATACCACGGCGCTTGATCCGGTTCAGCTGGCGTTGTTCAGTAACCGTTTCATGTCTATTGCCGAGCAGATGGGCTATGCCCTGCAGCGCACAGCCATCTCCACCAATATCAAAGAGCGCTGTGATTTCTCCTGTGCCCTGTTTGATGCCGATGGCGCTCTGATCGCCAATGCGCCTCATACGCCGGTACATCTTGGCGCGATGGGTGAGGCGGTGCGGGCTCAGATCGCCGTCGTCGACGAACCGTTATCTCCTGGTGATGTGTTGCTTAGTAATCATCCGTCCATGGGCGGCAGCCATCTGCCTGATATGACGGTTATTACACCGTTGTGGCATGATGGAACCATTGTCATGTATGTCGCTAACCGTGGTCATCATGCGGATATCGGCGGTGTAACGCCAGGTTCCATGCCGCCCTTTTCACGAATGCTGGCCGAGGAAGGCTGTGCGATTCGTCGCGTCAAGCTGGTTAAAAACGGCGTCTTCCAGGAAACTGAATTAACGGAGCTGCTGGTCAACGCCGGCAGCCGACGGCTTAACGATAATTTGTCCGACTTTCGGGCGCAGATTGCTGCGAATCAGTGCGGGTGTCGGTTGTTGTTGGAGCTGATCGGACAGGTTGGACTGCCCTGTGTCCGTGCTTATATGGGCTATATTCAGGACCATGCCGAAGCAGCGGTTCGTGCCGGATTGTTGCAGTTGGTGAAACGGCGTGGAGGGCTCCGCCAGTTGTCTGCAGAAGATTTTCTTGATGATGGCACTGCTTTGCGTTTGACGGTGGAGGTTGATCCGCACGGCGACGCCCATTTTGATTTCGGGCAAAGCGATGAGCAGCAGTGGGGCAATCTCAATGCGCCGACTGCTGTCGCGTGGTCGGCAATTCTCTATGCCTTGCGTTGTCTGGTTGATGAACCGATTCCGTTAAATCATGGCTGTTTGCGTCCGGTTCATTTGAGTGTTGCTGCCGGTTCAATTCTTGCACCGGATGAACAGGCCGCCGTGGTTGGGGGTAATGTACTCACTTCGCAACGCATTGTCGATGTGCTGTTTAAAGCCTTCGGTTGTGTGGCGGCATCACAGGGGTGCATGAATAATTTCACCTTTGGCAATGATGCGTTTGGTTACTATGAGACCATTGGCGGTGGCAGTGGTGCCGGATCTGGCTGGGATGGCTGCTCCGGTGTGCATACGCATATGACCAACACACGCATTACCGATCCGGAGATTCTTGAACTGCGTTATCCGGTTTTACTGCGTCGCTTTGGCCTGCGTTATGGTTCCGGGGGCTGCGGCAAATGGCGTGGGGGCGATGGTTTGGTGCGCGAGATTGAATTTCTGCAGTCGCTGACCGCTTCCATCCTCTCGGAACGGCGGGTGTTTGCCCCTTATGGTCTGGACGGCGGCGAATCCGGTCGCTGTGGCCGTAACCGGCTGTGGCGCTGTGGGCGGGGCTGGGTTAATCTTGGGGGGAAAAACACCCTTCCCGTCTTTGCCGGAGATCGTCTGCGAATTGAGACGCCGGGTGGTGGCGGGTATGGAAAATGTGACGACAGATGCTCAGGCTCTGTTATGATACACTCATGCAAAAAGGGATTGAAGCGCGTCACCGGGATATTGTGA
- a CDS encoding GGDEF domain-containing protein, whose translation MRHDKSLFERVRENEQLAEKFYRVELKILATLKFSDFFDTLLKEISDVFQVPFVWFSLIADTEIAAMLQQCAGNCADGNRINLIDRHQLQGLLAEECLVQLVNERLQRYLPLLPRDQHYAVRSIALAPITLDGVLIGTLNQADINAQRFAPGLNTVLLERLALKVAICLSNVTAHEKLQSLACLDPLTGLLNRRVLGQALEREYERACRYNTALSVVFIDLNDFKLVNDRHGHDAGDLLLQYLADCLQRHSRNTDLVARYAGDEFVLVLPQTTGERAVMLMERIVGELSRQGMLYGDTLVPVSLSYGVASLPDNSLTGAGQMLKKADEALYRYKRRSKVHSVPRHESAGLNAD comes from the coding sequence ATGCGTCATGACAAGAGTCTTTTTGAGCGTGTTCGTGAAAACGAACAATTGGCGGAAAAATTTTATCGGGTAGAATTAAAAATTCTCGCCACGCTGAAGTTTTCTGATTTTTTTGACACCCTGCTCAAAGAGATCTCCGATGTCTTTCAGGTGCCTTTTGTCTGGTTCTCTTTGATTGCGGATACGGAAATTGCCGCCATGCTGCAGCAATGTGCCGGCAACTGTGCAGATGGTAACCGGATTAACCTGATTGATCGTCATCAATTGCAGGGGCTTCTCGCAGAAGAGTGTTTGGTGCAGCTGGTCAATGAACGGCTACAGCGTTATTTGCCCCTGTTACCGCGCGATCAACACTATGCAGTGCGTTCTATCGCTCTGGCACCCATTACACTCGACGGCGTGTTGATCGGCACGTTGAATCAGGCCGATATCAATGCTCAGCGCTTTGCTCCAGGATTGAATACCGTTCTTCTGGAGCGTCTGGCGCTTAAAGTGGCGATCTGTTTATCGAATGTCACCGCTCACGAAAAGTTGCAGTCGCTGGCATGTCTGGATCCATTGACCGGGTTGTTGAATCGCCGTGTGCTTGGACAGGCTTTAGAGCGCGAGTATGAACGGGCCTGTCGTTACAATACGGCCTTATCCGTCGTGTTTATCGACCTGAATGATTTTAAACTGGTCAATGATCGACATGGTCATGATGCCGGAGATCTGTTGCTGCAATATCTTGCCGATTGTCTGCAGCGACACAGCCGTAATACGGATCTGGTTGCCCGCTATGCCGGAGATGAATTTGTGCTGGTTCTGCCGCAGACGACCGGAGAGAGGGCCGTCATGCTCATGGAACGGATTGTCGGAGAATTGAGCCGTCAGGGGATGCTGTATGGCGATACTCTGGTGCCGGTTTCGTTAAGTTATGGTGTGGCGTCTCTGCCGGACAACTCCCTGACCGGAGCGGGGCAGATGCTGAAAAAAGCCGATGAGGCTCTTTATCGTTATAAACGACGGAGTAAGGTGCATTCCGTCCCCCGTCATGAAAGTGCAGGTTTGAATGCAGATTAA
- the yihA gene encoding ribosome biogenesis GTP-binding protein YihA/YsxC translates to MQIKSAQFVKSATRPSHYPPEGRPEIAFAGRSNVGKSSLLNVMVQRKSLVRTSSTPGRTQLINFFDLNDELYLVDLPGYGFAKVPMAIKKQWGPMIQTYLQQRQSLCAVVVLFDIRRVPREEDLQLLDWLEEYGVPTIPVITKVDKVSRNRRSAQIAPIVEATGLPEEAFTLFSALSKEGRDEIWERLEIAIEDRSCLDVMP, encoded by the coding sequence ATGCAGATTAAATCGGCCCAGTTTGTCAAAAGTGCCACTCGTCCCAGTCATTATCCCCCCGAGGGGCGTCCTGAAATCGCCTTTGCCGGGCGGAGTAATGTCGGCAAAAGTTCCTTGCTCAATGTCATGGTGCAGCGTAAAAGCCTGGTGCGCACCTCTTCGACGCCGGGACGAACTCAGCTGATCAACTTTTTTGACCTCAATGATGAACTGTATCTTGTTGATCTGCCGGGATACGGTTTCGCCAAAGTTCCCATGGCGATCAAAAAACAGTGGGGGCCGATGATTCAGACCTACCTGCAGCAACGGCAATCCTTGTGTGCTGTGGTTGTGTTGTTTGATATCCGTCGGGTACCGCGTGAAGAGGACCTGCAGCTGCTTGATTGGCTCGAAGAATATGGCGTTCCGACGATACCGGTGATCACCAAGGTGGACAAGGTCAGTCGCAACCGGCGTAGTGCACAGATTGCACCGATTGTCGAGGCGACCGGACTTCCGGAGGAAGCCTTCACATTGTTTTCTGCCCTCTCCAAGGAGGGGCGAGATGAAATCTGGGAGCGTCTGGAAATCGCCATTGAGGATCGCTCCTGTCTTGACGTAATGCCCTGA
- the cbiE gene encoding precorrin-6y C5,15-methyltransferase (decarboxylating) subunit CbiE, with product MGIVYVVGAGIEGQEGFSARALTLVRQARVLYGAPRLLDLFGDLDTEKIALSGNDDLSQLVKDQPGPVVVLTSGDPLFFSIGRNLLRNLPKERLEFVPNVSSVQSAFARIKEPWDDAVFVSTEHRTLADIGDRIIANDKAAVLTDARHTPAAIAEELLRRGFDGYTVYLCENLGAVEERIVKTSVQELPTMQAAELNVLIFIKRYDNAAFANQPTLGIADHEFLTMKKQITPEEARVVALAKLQLHHDMVLWDIGAGSGSISIEADYLMPHGRIFAVERNVEYIKFLRQNLNKFHPRNVRVVEGEAPVCLEDLPDPDRVFIGGSGGNLWELLEVVDERLPADGRVVLTAMTLDTLVASSDFFENSGYRVDVTTLNVARTSSNSDYKVFEAHNPVYIIVATKAQD from the coding sequence ATGGGAATCGTCTATGTCGTTGGTGCCGGTATTGAGGGACAGGAAGGCTTTAGTGCCCGTGCCTTGACTCTGGTGCGACAGGCGCGTGTTCTTTATGGAGCGCCGCGTTTGCTCGATCTGTTTGGCGATCTTGACACCGAGAAAATCGCGCTCAGCGGAAATGACGATTTGTCGCAGTTGGTAAAGGATCAACCGGGGCCGGTTGTGGTTCTGACTTCCGGGGACCCGTTGTTTTTTAGTATCGGTCGTAATCTGCTGCGCAATCTGCCCAAAGAACGTCTTGAATTCGTGCCCAATGTCAGTTCCGTTCAGTCGGCATTCGCACGCATTAAAGAGCCCTGGGATGATGCGGTCTTTGTCTCCACCGAGCATCGTACTCTGGCGGATATCGGTGACCGGATTATTGCCAATGATAAAGCCGCAGTTCTCACCGATGCACGCCACACACCGGCGGCAATTGCCGAGGAGCTTCTACGGCGAGGTTTTGACGGTTACACGGTCTATCTGTGTGAGAACCTCGGGGCCGTGGAAGAACGCATTGTTAAAACCTCTGTTCAGGAACTGCCGACCATGCAGGCGGCTGAGCTGAATGTCTTGATCTTTATCAAGCGATATGACAATGCCGCTTTCGCCAACCAACCGACATTGGGGATTGCTGATCATGAGTTTCTGACCATGAAAAAGCAGATCACTCCCGAAGAAGCGAGAGTGGTTGCTTTGGCAAAATTGCAGTTACATCATGACATGGTACTCTGGGATATCGGTGCCGGAAGCGGATCTATCAGCATTGAAGCCGACTATCTGATGCCTCATGGCCGGATTTTTGCAGTTGAACGTAATGTCGAGTACATCAAGTTTCTGCGTCAGAATCTGAATAAATTTCATCCACGCAATGTTCGGGTTGTTGAGGGTGAAGCGCCTGTCTGTCTCGAAGACCTTCCCGATCCGGATCGGGTGTTTATCGGTGGTTCAGGCGGAAATTTGTGGGAATTGCTCGAAGTGGTGGATGAGCGGTTGCCGGCTGATGGCCGGGTCGTTCTGACGGCCATGACACTGGATACTTTAGTGGCTTCCAGTGATTTTTTTGAGAATTCGGGATATCGGGTGGATGTGACAACGCTCAATGTGGCCCGTACCAGCAGCAACAGCGACTACAAGGTTTTTGAGGCCCATAATCCCGTTTATATTATTGTAGCGACCAAGGCTCAGGATTAG
- a CDS encoding PilZ domain-containing protein, giving the protein MDREERRRDPRYSTVNFVYFTLQDPDHGSGEYMAKTLDASLHGLLLEVHLPLSIGQRLNMSVGVGENILDFTGEVVHCMDYEGGMFCSGIEFDPMSAEQKRMLEEYLSTFADKKIE; this is encoded by the coding sequence ATGGATAGAGAAGAGCGCCGCCGTGACCCACGGTACAGCACAGTAAATTTTGTATATTTTACCCTTCAGGATCCTGACCACGGCAGTGGCGAGTACATGGCCAAGACTCTTGATGCCAGCTTGCATGGATTGTTGCTGGAAGTGCATCTTCCATTGTCTATTGGCCAGCGTCTCAATATGAGTGTCGGCGTTGGGGAGAACATTCTCGATTTTACCGGCGAGGTTGTTCATTGTATGGATTATGAAGGCGGCATGTTTTGCTCCGGCATCGAGTTTGACCCGATGAGTGCTGAGCAAAAAAGGATGCTGGAGGAATATCTCAGCACATTTGCTGACAAAAAAATCGAGTAA
- a CDS encoding tRNA-dihydrouridine synthase family protein: MKNLPWKEGAFPLMLAPMQGLTNRAMRAVQCEIGQPDVVFTEFVRVHHAARKRIAPSDRREIMAAGRVDVPLVVQLIGHSADALGEATRMVTDLGADHVNLNLGCPFGRATSGKTGGAMLQEPRRVAESVQAVREAFKGSVSVKVRAGYHDPEQIFSLLPVFESCGVDFLILHPRTVVQKYAGEADHRITARVVAATAMPVIANGDLFTAERARQVARETSAAGLMLGRGAIADPWLFQKIRSGTSTEGLETRLSQMFVYLSKLAQQYATLFCGEQQVLAKLKNVLDTFMEPAVQPLVSRLRRCKSLPCFMEELRLSAAKE; encoded by the coding sequence GTGAAAAATCTACCGTGGAAGGAAGGGGCCTTTCCTTTAATGCTGGCTCCGATGCAGGGGCTGACAAATCGGGCTATGCGGGCTGTTCAATGTGAAATTGGACAGCCCGATGTTGTTTTTACAGAATTTGTTCGGGTTCATCATGCGGCGCGAAAGCGGATTGCTCCGAGTGATCGCAGGGAGATTATGGCCGCTGGTCGTGTGGATGTCCCTTTGGTGGTGCAATTGATCGGACATAGTGCCGATGCGCTTGGTGAAGCCACTAGAATGGTTACCGATCTCGGGGCGGACCATGTCAATCTTAATTTAGGTTGCCCTTTCGGTCGCGCCACATCAGGTAAAACAGGTGGTGCCATGTTGCAGGAGCCCCGGCGCGTGGCAGAGAGCGTGCAAGCCGTTCGAGAGGCTTTTAAGGGGTCTGTGTCGGTGAAGGTGCGCGCCGGATATCATGATCCTGAACAGATTTTTTCACTGTTGCCGGTTTTTGAGAGCTGCGGCGTGGACTTTCTGATTCTCCATCCGCGCACCGTCGTGCAGAAATATGCCGGAGAGGCAGATCATCGCATTACGGCGCGAGTGGTTGCTGCAACAGCGATGCCGGTAATTGCCAACGGTGATCTGTTTACCGCAGAACGGGCGCGTCAAGTCGCTCGTGAAACCTCAGCAGCCGGATTGATGCTGGGGCGGGGAGCTATCGCTGATCCATGGTTGTTTCAGAAAATTCGCAGTGGCACCTCAACTGAGGGGCTGGAGACTCGGCTGTCGCAAATGTTTGTTTATCTGTCGAAGCTTGCCCAACAGTATGCGACGCTGTTTTGTGGCGAACAGCAGGTGCTGGCCAAGCTTAAGAATGTCCTTGATACGTTCATGGAGCCAGCAGTGCAGCCTTTGGTCAGTCGTTTGCGTCGGTGCAAAAGTTTGCCCTGTTTTATGGAAGAATTACGTTTGTCCGCTGCAAAGGAGTAG
- a CDS encoding cytochrome c3 family protein encodes MEKRVSRWVSLGLIAAMLLFFSAQSALADMETCLECHEDVVTANDFMASVHGQQEFECLDCHQIADLTAHVDEGVLPGPVDCASCHDSIAEEHAGSVHAANDVGCADCHNPIHTLAASSGGKQSIVNGCSNCHEMEGYAESTHGKAIAEGNEDGASCADCHNLHAITGLSTCDVKTARSFGTDACITCHGDEEMMERNEVYTGAVHTYLDSYHGKSYRLGYPELTATCADCHGSHDIYPEENPAASINIENRADTCGKCHEGSTRLFSHFYAHGDHSDFDNYPVLAVTFWAMTCLLVGTFSVFWLHSILWMIRGIADNKEKKAALAAGKAHIEIPDGHRVYKRFQNYHIFMHLLVIISFLILSLTGLPLKFSSQHWAQVMMDFYGGTANAAFGHRIGACITFVYFGMAIVLSINFLFIRKDIPGMWLQRLFGPDSLMPNFRDIKDVTGMVRWFLWKGPKPTFERWNYWEKFDFIAVFWGMFAIGGSGLMLWFPTFFGMFLPGWVFNVATIVHSDEALLATGFIFSVHFFNTHLRPEKFPMDFVIFNGEMHKEEFIEERGDQWKRYEDLGITEQFFKEKPSSPLYGMILRIFGFTAVAIGVVLLVLMIVSIVGGTH; translated from the coding sequence ATGGAGAAAAGGGTATCGCGTTGGGTATCGTTGGGCCTGATTGCAGCCATGTTGCTGTTTTTTAGTGCCCAGAGTGCTCTGGCAGATATGGAAACCTGCCTGGAATGTCACGAAGATGTCGTTACAGCGAATGACTTCATGGCATCCGTCCATGGTCAGCAAGAGTTTGAGTGTCTTGATTGTCATCAGATTGCTGATCTGACGGCTCACGTCGACGAGGGTGTGCTGCCCGGTCCTGTTGACTGCGCAAGCTGTCACGATTCCATTGCTGAAGAACATGCCGGCAGTGTTCACGCTGCAAATGATGTTGGATGTGCTGATTGTCACAATCCCATTCATACCCTGGCAGCATCTTCCGGTGGCAAGCAGTCCATCGTTAACGGCTGCAGCAACTGCCATGAGATGGAAGGCTACGCCGAGTCCACTCACGGTAAAGCTATTGCCGAAGGTAACGAGGATGGAGCATCCTGTGCAGACTGCCATAATCTGCATGCGATTACCGGTCTGTCGACCTGTGACGTGAAGACCGCGCGTTCTTTCGGTACTGATGCCTGTATTACCTGCCACGGCGACGAAGAGATGATGGAGCGTAACGAGGTTTACACCGGTGCGGTTCATACCTATCTCGACAGCTATCACGGCAAAAGCTATCGCCTTGGTTATCCCGAGCTGACAGCAACCTGTGCCGACTGCCACGGCAGCCATGATATCTATCCTGAGGAAAATCCTGCTGCGAGTATCAATATCGAGAATCGTGCAGATACCTGTGGTAAATGTCATGAAGGCTCAACACGACTGTTCAGCCATTTCTATGCCCATGGCGATCACTCTGACTTTGATAACTACCCGGTTCTGGCCGTAACATTCTGGGCGATGACCTGCTTGCTGGTGGGTACTTTCTCCGTGTTCTGGCTGCACTCCATCCTGTGGATGATTCGTGGTATTGCCGACAATAAAGAGAAAAAAGCCGCTCTGGCTGCGGGTAAAGCACACATCGAAATTCCCGATGGTCACCGTGTTTACAAGCGTTTCCAGAACTATCATATCTTTATGCATCTGCTGGTCATTATCAGCTTCCTGATTCTCTCTCTGACCGGTCTGCCGCTGAAATTCTCCAGTCAGCACTGGGCACAAGTGATGATGGATTTCTACGGTGGTACGGCTAACGCGGCATTTGGTCACCGAATCGGTGCTTGCATTACCTTCGTTTACTTCGGTATGGCGATTGTCCTGAGCATCAACTTCCTGTTTATCCGCAAGGATATCCCCGGCATGTGGCTGCAGCGTCTGTTCGGACCGGATTCTCTGATGCCGAACTTCCGCGACATTAAAGATGTCACCGGTATGGTGCGCTGGTTCCTGTGGAAAGGTCCCAAGCCGACCTTTGAGCGTTGGAACTACTGGGAAAAATTTGACTTCATCGCCGTCTTCTGGGGTATGTTTGCCATCGGTGGTTCCGGTCTGATGTTGTGGTTCCCGACGTTCTTCGGCATGTTCCTGCCGGGCTGGGTGTTCAACGTGGCGACCATTGTTCACTCGGACGAAGCTCTGCTGGCGACCGGCTTTATCTTCTCGGTCCATTTCTTTAATACTCACCTGCGTCCGGAGAAATTCCCCATGGACTTCGTCATCTTTAACGGCGAAATGCATAAGGAGGAATTTATTGAGGAACGTGGTGATCAGTGGAAGCGTTATGAAGATCTCGGTATCACTGAGCAGTTCTTCAAAGAGAAGCCTTCCAGCCCGCTGTATGGCATGATTCTGCGTATCTTCGGATTCACGGCAGTTGCCATCGGTGTCGTGCTGCTTGTTCTGATGATTGTCTCCATTGTTGGTGGCACCCATTAG